The following proteins come from a genomic window of Oceanibaculum indicum P24:
- a CDS encoding anhydro-N-acetylmuramic acid kinase, translating into MSVKTAIGLMSGTSMDGIDAAILTSDGHRIETLGPAFTVPYDADFRARLRGVMGAPEGADIAGVERELTERHAEAVARLLAEAGMQAAEIDVVGFHGQTILHQPAQGQPGKGRTLQIGDGALLARLTGIQVVNDFRSADVAAGGEGAPFAPAYHAALTAQLGRPVAMLNLGGVGNVTWIGGETDLLAFDTGPGNALIDDWVHRHTGATHDADGRLAARGKADRVRIDTVLEGPYFQRRPPKSLDRDDFSASLADGLSLEDGAATLTALTIASVAKAADWFPTPPQRWIVTGGGRRNPVIMDGLRAALGVPVQATEDLGWDGDALEAHAFAYLAVRSLAGLPLSFPGTTGVPHPLPGGVLHKP; encoded by the coding sequence ATGAGTGTAAAGACCGCAATCGGGCTGATGAGCGGCACCTCGATGGATGGCATCGATGCCGCGATCCTGACCAGCGACGGGCACCGGATCGAGACGCTGGGGCCGGCCTTCACCGTGCCCTATGACGCCGATTTCCGGGCGCGGCTGCGCGGCGTGATGGGCGCGCCGGAAGGGGCCGATATCGCCGGGGTGGAGCGGGAACTGACCGAGCGCCATGCCGAGGCGGTTGCCCGGCTGCTGGCGGAGGCCGGCATGCAGGCGGCGGAGATCGACGTCGTCGGCTTTCACGGCCAGACCATCCTGCATCAGCCTGCGCAGGGCCAGCCCGGCAAGGGGCGGACGCTGCAGATCGGCGATGGCGCGCTGCTGGCGCGGCTGACCGGCATCCAGGTGGTGAATGACTTCCGCAGTGCCGATGTGGCGGCAGGCGGCGAGGGGGCGCCCTTCGCACCGGCCTATCACGCCGCACTGACGGCGCAGCTTGGCCGGCCGGTGGCGATGCTGAATCTGGGCGGGGTCGGCAATGTCACCTGGATCGGCGGCGAGACCGACCTGCTGGCTTTCGATACCGGGCCGGGCAATGCGCTGATCGATGACTGGGTCCACCGCCATACCGGCGCCACGCATGACGCGGATGGCAGGCTGGCGGCGCGGGGGAAGGCAGACCGGGTGCGCATCGACACGGTGCTGGAAGGGCCCTATTTCCAGCGCCGGCCGCCCAAGTCTCTGGACCGGGACGATTTCTCCGCCAGCCTCGCCGACGGGCTGTCGCTGGAGGATGGCGCGGCGACGCTGACGGCGCTGACAATCGCCTCTGTCGCGAAGGCTGCCGACTGGTTCCCGACACCGCCGCAGCGCTGGATCGTCACCGGCGGCGGGAGGCGCAATCCGGTCATCATGGACGGCCTGCGCGCCGCGCTGGGCGTGCCGGTACAGGCGACAGAGGATCTGGGCTGGGACGGCGACGCGCTGGAGGCGCATGCCTTCGCCTATCTGGCGGTGCGGTCGCTTGCCGGGCTGCCGCTCAGCTTCCCCGGCACCACGGGCGTCCCCCACCCGTTGCCGGGCGGGGTGCTGCATAAACCCTGA
- the ngg gene encoding N-acetylglutaminylglutamine synthetase yields the protein MTARTNPRPAPPRRQRGGNERLQRHTAVSLREATRQGDRIKGEDWPRDAAIDCGWGRLIFAHTFTDGDRLVELLREEPAGRRDIAFYVHEPHVLLAKAPQALFLDPSHTYRLQMSAYRPARRRPKGFAVRRLRTIADAQAVNDIYAGRGMVQVDPAFFWTNRMKKHLTFLVAEDLATGKVLAAVTGIDHVNAFRDPENGSSLWSLAVDPQAPYPGIGEAMVRHLAEHFAARGRAYMDLSVMHDNDQAIGLYEKLGFQRVPVFAVKTKNTINEKLFAGPPVEENLNPYAMLLVNEARRRGIGVEVLDAEGGFFKLTHGGRSITCRESLSELTTAVAMSRCDDKAVTRRLMEKEGLRVPAQRTAGDTKADIAFLKEYKSVVVKPARGEQGRGISVDVRGVEELKTAIETARRTCDTVLIEELVQGEDLRLIVIGFKLVAAAVRRPPSITGTGHHTVEQLIEKLSRRRAAATGGESRIPMDVETERCVAMGGYELDSILPENETLLVRKTANLHTGGTIHDVTDQLHPALVDAAVKAARAIDIPVVGLDFIVPSAARPDYAIIEANERPGLANHEPQPTAERFIDLLFPQTAIDRWPPKDMR from the coding sequence ATGACCGCCAGGACCAATCCCCGCCCCGCCCCGCCCCGCCGTCAGCGCGGCGGCAACGAGCGGCTGCAGCGCCACACCGCCGTCAGCCTGCGCGAGGCCACGCGCCAGGGCGACCGCATCAAGGGCGAGGACTGGCCGCGTGACGCCGCCATCGATTGCGGCTGGGGCCGGCTGATCTTCGCCCACACCTTCACCGATGGCGACAGGCTGGTGGAGCTGCTGCGCGAGGAACCGGCGGGCCGCCGCGACATCGCCTTCTATGTGCATGAACCGCATGTCCTGCTGGCGAAGGCGCCGCAGGCGCTGTTCCTCGACCCCTCGCACACCTACCGGCTTCAGATGTCAGCCTATCGGCCGGCACGCCGCCGCCCCAAGGGCTTCGCCGTGCGCCGCTTGCGCACCATTGCCGATGCCCAGGCGGTGAACGACATCTATGCCGGGCGCGGCATGGTGCAGGTCGATCCGGCCTTCTTCTGGACCAACCGGATGAAGAAGCATCTGACCTTCCTGGTGGCCGAAGATCTGGCGACCGGCAAGGTGCTGGCCGCGGTCACCGGCATCGACCATGTGAATGCCTTCAGGGACCCGGAAAACGGCAGCAGCCTGTGGAGCCTGGCGGTCGATCCGCAGGCGCCCTATCCCGGCATCGGCGAGGCGATGGTGCGCCATCTGGCGGAGCATTTCGCGGCGCGCGGGCGGGCCTATATGGACCTGTCGGTGATGCACGATAATGACCAGGCCATCGGCCTCTACGAGAAGCTGGGCTTCCAGCGCGTGCCGGTGTTCGCGGTGAAGACCAAGAACACGATCAACGAGAAGCTGTTCGCCGGCCCGCCGGTCGAGGAAAATCTGAACCCCTACGCCATGCTGCTGGTGAACGAGGCACGGCGGCGCGGCATCGGCGTCGAGGTGCTGGACGCCGAGGGCGGCTTCTTCAAGCTGACCCATGGCGGGCGGTCAATAACCTGCCGCGAGAGCCTGTCGGAGCTGACCACTGCCGTCGCCATGAGCCGCTGTGACGACAAGGCGGTGACCCGCCGCCTGATGGAGAAGGAAGGGCTGCGCGTGCCGGCCCAGCGCACCGCCGGCGACACCAAGGCCGATATCGCCTTCCTGAAGGAATACAAGTCGGTGGTGGTGAAGCCCGCGCGCGGCGAGCAGGGGCGCGGCATCAGCGTCGATGTGCGCGGCGTAGAGGAGCTGAAGACCGCCATCGAGACGGCGCGCCGCACCTGCGACACGGTGCTGATCGAAGAGCTGGTACAGGGCGAGGATCTGCGCCTGATTGTCATCGGCTTCAAGCTGGTGGCCGCCGCTGTGCGCCGACCGCCCTCGATCACCGGTACCGGCCATCATACGGTGGAGCAGCTGATCGAAAAGCTGAGCCGCCGCCGTGCCGCCGCGACCGGCGGGGAAAGCCGCATTCCGATGGATGTGGAGACCGAGCGCTGCGTCGCCATGGGCGGCTATGAGCTGGACAGCATCCTGCCGGAGAACGAGACGCTGCTGGTGCGCAAGACCGCCAACCTGCACACTGGCGGTACCATCCATGATGTAACCGACCAGTTGCATCCGGCGCTGGTCGATGCGGCGGTGAAGGCGGCGCGGGCCATCGACATTCCGGTGGTCGGGCTGGATTTCATCGTCCCCAGCGCGGCCCGGCCCGATTACGCAATCATCGAGGCGAACGAGCGGCCCGGCCTCGCCAATCACGAGCCGCAGCCGACGGCGGAACGCTTCATCGACCTGTTGTTCCCGCAGACCGCCATCGACCGCTGGCCGCCAAAGGACATGCGCTAA
- a CDS encoding Rrf2 family transcriptional regulator — protein sequence MKLSTKGRYAVMAMVDLAATSDGQPVALADIAERQEISLSYLEQLFAKLRRGGLVRSVRGPGGGYLLARPAAETRVSDVILAVDEPIRATRCAPGSPAGCKGNKSRCATHDLWEELGNQIHLYLGSVSLQDVVTRQVRPAMFPAAMAGKPNLGAAAE from the coding sequence ATGAAGCTCAGCACCAAGGGGCGCTATGCCGTCATGGCGATGGTCGATCTGGCGGCCACCAGCGATGGCCAGCCGGTGGCACTCGCCGATATCGCGGAGCGGCAGGAAATCTCGCTCTCCTATCTTGAACAGCTGTTCGCCAAGCTGCGGCGCGGCGGGCTGGTGCGCAGCGTGCGTGGCCCCGGCGGTGGCTATCTGCTGGCCCGTCCGGCCGCCGAGACACGGGTGTCCGATGTCATCCTGGCGGTGGATGAGCCAATCCGCGCGACGCGCTGCGCCCCCGGTTCCCCGGCCGGCTGCAAGGGCAACAAGAGTCGCTGCGCGACCCATGATCTGTGGGAGGAGCTGGGCAACCAGATCCATCTCTATCTCGGCTCCGTCAGCCTGCAGGACGTTGTGACGCGGCAGGTGCGGCCGGCGATGTTCCCGGCTGCGATGGCGGGCAAGCCCAATCTGGGCGCCGCCGCCGAATAG
- a CDS encoding NAD(P)/FAD-dependent oxidoreductase has product MQAGFPTGPASVSLAAMTHAYIDSYYSRTLADTTRRPSLEGEVEADVCVIGGGMAGLATALGLAERGVTNVVVLEGRQVGFGASGRNGGFVSAGYSRGPAALVKSVGLENAKALYGLTQEAMGVIRRRIGQYDMPCGPLVDGKLNISWFDRPKELKANIAFMNENFGTRMEFWPRARIRDLYLSKRYYDAIYNPDGFHFHSLNFTRGTAAASEGLGVRIFEDSPATRLDLDGDTKRVQTARGTVKARQVVIATSGYLHWLLPRLRFSILPIGTYVMLTEPLGDRLKTAMRGNHAVSDSRFAPDYYRALPDSRILWGGRISMATNPANLDRLMLGDMLKVYPQLAGTKVEVAWPGTMGYTTHKMPLIGELKPGVWVNTCFGGHGMCSTTAGGETVAKAIAQGDESWKLFRPFGLSFAGGPVGPLAAQTVYWYWQLRDLMKR; this is encoded by the coding sequence ATGCAAGCCGGCTTCCCGACCGGTCCGGCTTCGGTTAGTCTCGCCGCCATGACGCATGCCTATATCGACAGCTATTACAGCCGCACCCTGGCTGACACGACCCGCCGTCCATCCCTCGAAGGCGAGGTGGAGGCGGATGTCTGCGTCATCGGCGGCGGCATGGCCGGCCTTGCCACCGCGCTGGGGCTGGCGGAACGCGGCGTCACCAACGTCGTGGTGCTGGAAGGCAGGCAGGTCGGCTTCGGCGCCTCCGGGCGCAATGGCGGCTTCGTCTCGGCCGGCTATTCCCGTGGCCCCGCCGCGCTGGTGAAGAGCGTCGGCCTGGAGAATGCCAAGGCGCTCTATGGCCTGACGCAGGAGGCGATGGGCGTCATCCGCCGCCGGATCGGGCAGTACGACATGCCCTGCGGCCCGCTGGTGGACGGCAAGCTGAACATCTCCTGGTTCGACCGGCCGAAGGAGCTGAAGGCCAACATCGCCTTCATGAACGAGAATTTCGGTACGAGGATGGAGTTCTGGCCACGCGCCCGAATCCGCGACCTCTATCTGTCGAAGCGCTATTACGACGCGATCTACAACCCGGACGGCTTCCACTTCCATTCGCTGAACTTCACGCGCGGCACGGCGGCGGCGTCGGAGGGGCTGGGTGTCAGGATCTTCGAGGACAGCCCGGCGACCCGGCTGGACCTCGACGGCGACACCAAGCGCGTGCAGACGGCGCGCGGCACGGTGAAGGCCAGGCAGGTGGTGATCGCCACCAGCGGCTATCTGCACTGGCTGCTGCCGCGCTTGCGCTTTTCTATCCTGCCCATCGGCACCTATGTCATGCTGACCGAACCGCTGGGCGACCGGCTGAAGACCGCGATGCGCGGCAACCATGCCGTCTCCGACAGCCGCTTTGCGCCGGACTACTACCGCGCCCTGCCCGACAGCCGCATCCTGTGGGGCGGACGGATCAGCATGGCCACCAACCCGGCCAATCTCGACCGGCTGATGCTGGGCGACATGCTGAAGGTCTATCCGCAGCTGGCCGGCACGAAGGTGGAGGTCGCCTGGCCCGGCACCATGGGCTACACCACGCACAAGATGCCGCTGATCGGCGAGCTGAAGCCCGGCGTGTGGGTGAATACCTGCTTCGGCGGGCATGGCATGTGCTCCACCACGGCCGGCGGCGAGACGGTCGCCAAGGCCATCGCGCAGGGCGACGAGAGCTGGAAGCTGTTCCGCCCCTTCGGCCTCAGCTTCGCTGGCGGCCCCGTCGGACCGCTGGCCGCGCAGACCGTCTATTGGTACTGGCAGCTCCGCGACCTGATGAAGCGGTAG
- the tyrS gene encoding tyrosine--tRNA ligase, translating into MTSPTIQPKSDFLRTIVGRGYMHQCTDIEALDGVMAQGKPVPAYIGFDATADSLHVGSLVQIMMLRQLQKTGHKPVVLMGGGTSKIGDPSFRDEARKLLSDEDIQRNLDGIKRVFGKYLTFGDGPTDAVMVNNADWLDKLEYIPFLRDYGRHFSINRMLSFESVKIRLDREQSLSFLEFNYMILQAYDFVELWRRGGVQLQMGGSDQWGNIVNGIELGRRVEDASLFGLTSPLITTASGAKMGKTANGAVWLNDDRLSPYDFWQFWRNTEDADVGRFLRLFTELPLDEIARLEALEGAEINEAKKVLAFEATKLCHGADAANEAAETARRTFEEGATAEGLPTVEIPQAQLAAGLPAYEALRIAGLAASNGEARRLIKGGGARLNDAVISDENAVLSPADLADGVLKLSAGKKRHTLLKPV; encoded by the coding sequence ATGACCAGCCCTACCATCCAGCCGAAGTCCGATTTCCTGCGCACCATCGTCGGGCGCGGCTATATGCACCAGTGCACCGACATCGAGGCGCTGGACGGCGTGATGGCACAGGGTAAGCCGGTGCCGGCCTATATCGGCTTCGACGCCACGGCGGACAGCCTGCATGTCGGCTCGCTGGTGCAGATCATGATGCTGCGCCAGCTGCAGAAGACCGGCCACAAGCCGGTCGTGCTGATGGGCGGCGGCACCTCCAAGATCGGCGATCCCTCCTTCCGCGACGAGGCGCGCAAGCTGCTGTCCGACGAGGACATCCAGCGCAACCTCGACGGCATCAAGCGGGTGTTCGGCAAGTACCTCACCTTCGGCGACGGCCCAACCGACGCGGTGATGGTCAACAATGCCGACTGGCTGGACAAGCTGGAATACATCCCGTTCCTGCGGGATTACGGCCGGCATTTCTCGATCAACCGGATGCTGAGCTTCGAGTCGGTGAAGATCCGCCTGGACCGCGAGCAGTCGCTCAGCTTCCTCGAATTCAACTACATGATCCTGCAGGCCTACGATTTCGTGGAGCTGTGGCGGCGCGGCGGCGTGCAGCTGCAGATGGGCGGCTCCGACCAGTGGGGTAACATCGTGAACGGCATCGAGCTGGGCCGCCGGGTCGAGGATGCCAGCCTGTTTGGCCTGACCAGCCCGCTGATCACCACGGCGTCCGGTGCCAAGATGGGCAAGACCGCCAATGGCGCGGTCTGGCTGAATGACGACCGGCTGTCGCCCTACGATTTCTGGCAGTTCTGGCGCAACACGGAAGATGCCGATGTTGGCCGCTTCCTGCGCCTGTTCACCGAACTGCCGCTCGACGAGATCGCCCGGCTGGAAGCCCTGGAAGGGGCGGAGATCAACGAGGCGAAGAAGGTGCTGGCCTTCGAGGCGACGAAGCTGTGCCACGGCGCGGATGCCGCGAACGAGGCCGCCGAAACCGCGCGCCGCACCTTCGAGGAAGGCGCCACTGCCGAGGGCCTGCCGACCGTGGAAATCCCGCAGGCGCAGCTAGCCGCCGGCCTGCCCGCTTATGAGGCGCTGCGGATTGCCGGCCTCGCGGCCTCCAATGGCGAGGCCCGCCGGCTCATCAAGGGCGGCGGCGCCCGTCTGAACGATGCGGTGATATCCGACGAGAACGCCGTGCTCTCCCCCGCCGACCTGGCCGATGGCGTGCTGAAGCTGTCCGCCGGCAAGAAGCGCCACACCCTGCTGAAGCCGGTGTGA
- a CDS encoding N-acetylglutaminylglutamine amidotransferase, whose amino-acid sequence MCGIAGEIRFDDHPASSAAIAAMTDRMAPRGPDGEGLFLQGRVALGHRRLKIIDLTERAQQPMVDNGLGLTVVFNGIIYNYRELMAELEAKGYRFFSTGDTEVVLKAFHAWGPDCVSRFHGMFAFAVTERDSGRVTLARDRLGIKPLYYAETAGSFRFASSLPALLAAGRAAGEPVDTDIDPVALHHYMSFHAVVPAPYTILKGVRKLPPATLMIIEPDGARKQHCYWRPSFTRRAEEANLSFEDWQEKTLDALTLAVKRRLVADVPVGVLLSGGLDSSLVVGLLANLGQQDLKTFSIGFETVGEERGDEFQYSDIVAKHFGTDHHQLFVDSSRALPELQNCIAAMAEPMVSHDAIGFYLLSQEVAKHVKVVQSGQGADEVFAGYHWYPPLMNSNAAVEDYARVFCDRTHAEFGKAVDPRFVDGDHSRAFIAEHFGMAGADTAVDKALRLDTTIMLVDDPVKRVDNMTMAWGLEARVPFLDHELVELAARIPPEMKVEGDGKYVLKEAARKVIPKEVIDRPKGYFPVPALKYLRGPFLEMVRDALTSQAARDRKLFNPDYVETLLKDPDAHLTPLRGSKLWQCALLELWLQQNQA is encoded by the coding sequence ATGTGCGGCATTGCCGGTGAAATCCGGTTCGACGATCACCCCGCTTCCAGCGCCGCGATTGCGGCGATGACCGACCGGATGGCCCCGCGCGGGCCGGATGGCGAAGGATTGTTCCTGCAAGGACGGGTGGCGCTGGGCCACCGGCGGCTGAAGATCATCGACCTCACCGAGCGCGCGCAGCAGCCGATGGTGGATAACGGCCTTGGCCTGACCGTCGTGTTTAACGGCATCATCTACAATTACCGGGAGCTGATGGCCGAGCTGGAGGCAAAGGGCTACCGCTTCTTCTCCACCGGCGACACCGAGGTGGTGCTGAAGGCCTTCCACGCCTGGGGGCCGGACTGCGTGTCGCGCTTCCACGGCATGTTCGCCTTCGCCGTTACCGAACGCGACAGCGGTCGCGTGACGCTGGCGCGCGACCGGCTGGGCATCAAGCCGCTCTATTATGCCGAGACGGCGGGCAGCTTCCGCTTCGCCTCTTCCCTGCCGGCGCTGTTGGCGGCCGGGCGGGCAGCGGGCGAGCCGGTCGATACCGATATCGACCCGGTGGCGCTGCATCATTACATGAGCTTCCATGCCGTTGTTCCGGCGCCCTACACCATCCTGAAGGGCGTGCGCAAGCTGCCGCCGGCGACGCTGATGATCATCGAGCCGGATGGTGCGCGCAAGCAGCACTGCTACTGGCGGCCCAGCTTCACGCGCCGCGCCGAGGAGGCCAATCTCAGCTTCGAGGACTGGCAGGAAAAGACGCTGGACGCGCTGACCCTCGCGGTGAAGCGCCGGCTGGTTGCCGACGTGCCGGTCGGCGTGCTGCTGTCCGGCGGGCTGGATTCCAGCCTTGTCGTCGGGCTGCTGGCCAATCTGGGACAGCAGGATCTGAAGACCTTCTCCATCGGCTTCGAGACAGTCGGCGAGGAACGCGGCGACGAGTTCCAGTATTCCGACATCGTGGCGAAGCATTTCGGCACCGACCATCACCAGCTTTTCGTCGATTCCAGCCGCGCCCTGCCGGAGCTGCAGAACTGCATCGCCGCCATGGCGGAACCGATGGTCAGCCACGACGCCATCGGCTTCTACCTGCTCTCCCAGGAGGTGGCGAAGCATGTGAAGGTGGTGCAGAGCGGCCAGGGCGCCGACGAGGTGTTCGCCGGCTATCACTGGTACCCGCCGCTGATGAACAGCAACGCGGCGGTGGAGGATTACGCCCGCGTCTTCTGCGACCGTACCCATGCGGAATTCGGCAAGGCGGTCGATCCGCGCTTCGTGGATGGCGACCACAGCCGCGCCTTCATCGCCGAGCATTTTGGCATGGCCGGCGCCGATACGGCGGTGGACAAGGCGCTGCGCCTCGACACCACCATCATGCTGGTCGATGACCCGGTGAAGCGCGTCGACAACATGACCATGGCCTGGGGTCTGGAGGCGCGCGTGCCCTTCCTGGACCATGAGCTGGTGGAGCTGGCCGCCCGCATTCCGCCGGAGATGAAGGTGGAAGGCGACGGCAAGTATGTGCTGAAGGAGGCCGCCCGCAAGGTCATCCCGAAGGAGGTGATCGACCGGCCGAAGGGCTATTTCCCGGTGCCGGCGCTGAAATATCTGCGCGGACCTTTCCTGGAGATGGTGCGCGACGCGCTGACCTCGCAGGCCGCGCGCGACCGCAAGCTGTTCAACCCGGACTATGTCGAGACCTTGCTTAAGGACCCCGACGCGCATCTGACGCCGCTGCGTGGCTCCAAGCTGTGGCAGTGCGCGCTGCTGGAACTCTGGCTGCAGCAGAACCAGGCGTAA
- the cysE gene encoding serine O-acetyltransferase produces MLGWAMFKKLGEDIDAIMARDPAAKSRLEVMLCYPGFHALLFYRLGNAAWRRGWKLLGRFLSHLGRVLTGIEIHPGATIGRRFFVDHGMGVVIGETAEVGDDVTLYQGVTLGGTSLHQGKRHPTLGDGVIVGSGAQVLGPLNVGKGARVGANAVVLKDVPEGVTVVGIPAQVAISRSKQEDAFCAYGTPAGDMPDPVARALDGLLQEVTALKARVVELEGSPPAMAKQASNGRGHAASRDGN; encoded by the coding sequence ATGCTGGGGTGGGCAATGTTCAAGAAACTCGGTGAGGACATCGACGCCATCATGGCGCGTGACCCGGCGGCGAAGTCGCGGCTGGAGGTTATGCTGTGCTATCCGGGCTTTCATGCCCTGCTGTTCTATCGCCTCGGCAATGCCGCCTGGCGGCGCGGCTGGAAGCTGCTGGGCCGCTTCCTGTCGCATCTGGGCCGCGTGCTGACCGGCATCGAGATTCATCCGGGTGCGACCATCGGCCGGCGTTTCTTCGTCGATCACGGCATGGGCGTGGTGATCGGCGAGACGGCGGAGGTCGGTGACGATGTCACCCTCTATCAGGGCGTCACGCTGGGCGGCACCTCGCTGCATCAGGGCAAGCGCCACCCGACGCTGGGCGATGGTGTGATCGTTGGCTCCGGCGCGCAGGTGCTGGGGCCGCTGAATGTCGGCAAGGGCGCGCGGGTCGGTGCCAATGCCGTGGTGCTGAAGGATGTGCCGGAGGGTGTCACCGTGGTCGGCATTCCGGCCCAGGTGGCGATCAGCCGGTCGAAGCAGGAGGATGCGTTCTGCGCCTATGGCACGCCGGCGGGCGACATGCCGGATCCAGTGGCGCGCGCGCTGGACGGGCTGCTGCAGGAGGTGACGGCGCTGAAGGCCCGTGTCGTGGAGCTGGAGGGCAGCCCGCCGGCGATGGCGAAGCAGGCCAGCAACGGGCGGGGTCATGCGGCCTCCCGCGATGGCAATTAG
- a CDS encoding osmoprotectant NAGGN system M42 family peptidase produces the protein MHKPTIDMAYLKGVLSELLCIPSPSGFTDQVVLFVSRELERLGIAYELTRRGAIRADLPGRQYSPDRAVVSHLDTLGAMVKNLKPNGRLELVMIGHWSARFAEGARVTLFTDDSAYRGTILPLKASGHTFNREIDTQPVGWDHVELRIDAQAESRADLEKLGVNIGDYVAIDPQPEFLETGYIVSRHLDNKAGAAVMLAAAKAVKEAEMELPMDCHLLFTISEEVGSGASAVLHGDVAELVSIDNGTTAPGQNSRETGVTIAMKDQTGPFDYHLTHKLIGLAKDHRIPHQRDVFRYYRCDGASAVEAGNDIRTALLTFGIDASHGYERVHESALENLAELITLYMQSPATAKRDSTRLGGVEGFPETQGADIDPNLLPHAFGAGRSDDD, from the coding sequence ATGCACAAGCCGACCATCGACATGGCCTATCTGAAGGGGGTACTCAGCGAGCTGTTGTGCATTCCCAGCCCGAGCGGCTTCACCGATCAGGTCGTGCTGTTCGTCAGCCGCGAACTGGAGCGGCTCGGCATCGCCTACGAGCTGACACGGCGCGGCGCCATCCGCGCCGACCTGCCGGGCCGGCAATACAGCCCCGACCGCGCCGTGGTCAGCCATCTCGATACGCTGGGTGCCATGGTGAAGAACCTTAAGCCGAATGGCCGGCTGGAGCTGGTGATGATCGGCCACTGGTCGGCCCGTTTCGCTGAGGGCGCGCGCGTCACCCTGTTCACCGACGACAGCGCCTATCGCGGCACCATCCTGCCGCTGAAGGCTTCCGGCCATACCTTCAACCGCGAGATCGATACCCAGCCGGTCGGCTGGGACCATGTCGAGCTGCGCATCGACGCGCAGGCGGAAAGTCGCGCGGACCTGGAGAAGCTGGGTGTGAATATCGGCGACTATGTCGCCATCGATCCTCAGCCGGAATTCCTGGAGACCGGCTACATCGTCTCGCGCCATCTCGACAACAAGGCGGGTGCTGCCGTCATGCTGGCCGCCGCCAAGGCGGTGAAGGAAGCGGAGATGGAGCTGCCGATGGACTGCCATCTGCTGTTCACCATCTCCGAGGAGGTGGGATCGGGTGCCTCCGCCGTGCTGCATGGCGACGTGGCGGAGCTGGTCAGCATCGACAATGGCACCACCGCCCCCGGCCAGAATTCGCGCGAGACCGGCGTGACCATCGCGATGAAGGACCAGACCGGCCCGTTCGACTATCACCTGACGCACAAGCTGATCGGGCTGGCGAAGGATCATCGCATCCCGCACCAGCGCGACGTGTTCCGCTATTACCGCTGCGACGGCGCCTCGGCGGTGGAGGCCGGCAATGACATCCGCACAGCGCTGCTGACCTTCGGCATCGACGCCTCGCACGGCTATGAGCGGGTGCATGAAAGCGCGCTGGAGAATCTGGCGGAGCTGATCACGCTCTACATGCAGAGCCCGGCGACAGCGAAGCGCGATTCGACGCGGCTCGGCGGCGTCGAGGGCTTCCCGGAGACCCAGGGCGCCGATATCGACCCCAACCTGCTGCCGCACGCCTTCGGCGCCGGCAGGTCGGACGACGACTGA
- a CDS encoding alpha/beta hydrolase, whose amino-acid sequence MPEVIFNGPEGRLEGRYQHGTQPNAPIALMLHPHPQHGGTMNNKIVYSLYHNFAQRGFSVLRFNFRGVGRSQGVYDRGEGELSDAASALDWLQTYNPNAGQCWIAGFSFGAWIGMQLLMRRPEISGFISVAPPANMYDFTFLAPCPASGLVVQGAADDIVPQESVKKLVDKLSHQRGITIDYRLVEGANHFFTGQIEEMIGHVDDYLDKALVKTEA is encoded by the coding sequence ATGCCCGAAGTGATTTTCAACGGTCCGGAAGGACGGCTTGAGGGACGCTACCAGCACGGCACCCAGCCCAACGCGCCGATCGCGCTGATGCTTCATCCGCACCCGCAGCATGGCGGGACGATGAACAACAAGATCGTCTATTCGCTGTATCACAATTTCGCGCAGCGCGGCTTTTCGGTCCTGCGGTTCAACTTCCGGGGCGTCGGCCGCTCGCAGGGCGTCTATGACCGGGGCGAGGGCGAGCTGTCGGACGCCGCCTCGGCGCTGGACTGGCTACAGACCTACAATCCGAATGCCGGCCAGTGCTGGATCGCCGGCTTCTCCTTCGGCGCCTGGATCGGCATGCAGCTGCTGATGCGCCGGCCGGAGATCAGCGGCTTCATCTCGGTGGCGCCGCCAGCCAACATGTATGATTTCACCTTCCTTGCCCCCTGCCCGGCCTCCGGCCTCGTGGTGCAGGGTGCCGCCGACGACATCGTGCCGCAGGAATCGGTGAAGAAGCTGGTGGATAAGCTGTCACACCAGCGCGGTATCACCATCGACTACCGGCTGGTCGAGGGCGCCAACCATTTCTTCACCGGCCAGATCGAGGAGATGATCGGCCATGTCGATGATTACCTCGACAAGGCGCTGGTGAAGACCGAGGCCTGA